The Heterodontus francisci isolate sHetFra1 chromosome 13, sHetFra1.hap1, whole genome shotgun sequence genome includes a region encoding these proteins:
- the LOC137376768 gene encoding transcription factor Ovo-like 2 yields the protein MPRAFLVKRKDPYPEVRDWNELPDEERADTYIPVNLSCFLSYQEKRTSEDPAPGTTDLDKLLNDSDERRLPYKTEPEQENAEEQVLGPEFKKRNALRTKIKITSGECSEAIFRCQVCSKGFRLQRMLNRHLKCHSQVKRHLCTYCGKGFNDTFDLKRHVRTHTGIRPYKCSLCHKAFTQRCSLESHLKKIHGVTQKYSYKERRAKLYVCEECGFTAMNQEDLYLHMKQNHPENPLLKKTSKKIAAALQNKLNSVLHNSDENKDSE from the exons ATGCCCAGAGCCTTCCTGGTGAAAAGGAAGGACCCTTATCCGGAGGTCCGCGACTGGAATGAACTGCCCGACGAGGAGCGAGCCGACACCTACATACCAG TCAATCTGAGTTGTTTCCTGAGTTACCAAGAAAAACGAACGAGCGAGGATCCAGCACCCGGAACAACTGATTTGGACAAACTGCTGAACGATTCAGACGAGCGCCGCCTCCCTTACAAGACCGAACCGGAGCAGGAGAATGCGGAGGAGCAAGTTCTGGGACCGGAATTCAAAAAGCGCAACGCTTTGCGAACGAAAATCAAG ATCACAAGCGGTGAGTGCAGCGAGGCCATCTTCCGCTGCCAGGTGTGTAGCAAGGGCTTTCGGCTGCAGCGCATGCTCAACCGGCACCTCAAGTGTCACAGTCAGGTGAAGCGCCACCTGTGCACCTACTGCGGTAAAGGCTTCAATGACACCTTCGACCTCAAGAGGCACGTCAGGACGCACACCG GAATCCGCCCCTATAAATGCAGCCTTTGTCATAAAGCCTTTACACAGAGATGCTCCTTGGAATCACACCTCAAGAAGATCCATGGAGTGACACAGAAGTACAGCTACAAGGAGAGGAGGGCAAAGCTTTATGTCTGTGAAGAATGTGGGTTCACAGCCATGAATCAAGAGGACCTTTACCTTCACATGAAGCAGAATCATCCAGAAAACCCACTGCTTAAAAAGACTTCCAAGAAAATAGCTGCAGCTTTGCAGAACAAACTCAACTCAGTGCTGCACAACAGTGATGAAAATAAGGATTCTGAATAG